In the genome of Parafrankia irregularis, the window CTGGTGGAAGCCGATCTCGACGCCGGCGACGGTGAGCCAGGCGTAGACCGTTTCGCCGTCGATGTCGAGTCGGACGTCGGCGCCGAGCTGGTCTGCCCACCAGCGTGCGGATGTCTCGGGGTCGTCGGCGAACGTCATGACGGTGGTGACGGGGCCGAACATCAGGTGGCACCTCTCCGCGGACGGGTGGCAGGGTCGGCGCAGTGTTGGCAACGCGGCGACCTCGGTCCGGTATCGTGGAGCGGCCGGCCGGCGTGGCGCAATTGGTAGCGCACTCGACTTGTAATCGAGCGGTTAGGGGTTCGAGTCCCCTCGCCGGCTCCAGATAGATGGCCCCTGACCTGCGGTTTTGCAAAGTTGAAGATCATCTATTCAAGATCAAACCGGGTTGGTGTGCGCATGGTGTGCGCATTTCGCGTTGGCGCGCTGGGGCGATCTTGGTTCGGGTGCCATCTTTGGTCGGCCGAGGCCGGGGCCTGCGGTCGCGACACCACCCCGATGACGGTTACATTCCGTTAGTTTCGGTCGTACTGGGATGTGGGTGGGATCGTCGAGAACGACGCGCGTCGGCTGACGGCTATCGACGCACCGCCTCACCCCGTGTCACCCCGGCACGGGGATTGGGCGTCCACGGCGCAGTCGGGGCCGGTGGCGGCGCTGCGGGCGCGGACGATCGCCATCCCGCGGAACGGATGCCCCCACCATCCGCCCCGGCATGGTCGTCCCGGCCTCCGCAAGTGTGTGGCGCTCATGGTGCTCGCGAAGGACGCCAAGGCGGGTGGACCGCTACGGTGACGTCATCCCGGCGTGGCTACCTGTGCATCGGGATCGAGGAGGCGGCCTTCCGCGTTTCGGGTTACCAGCCCGACCTCGTTCGGTTTCCGCCAGGCACTGGCCGGCGGCTGGGTCCTACGGTGGTGGGGTGACCGACGCGGTGGGTGGCCGTGCAGCGTTTCAGGTCCTGGTCCTGCCCTACCGGCCGACCGGGCACGGTACGCAGTACGCCCTGTTCCGGCGTGCTGACGCGGCCTGCTGGCAGGGTGTCGCCGGTGGTGGCGAGGCGGGTGAGTCCCCGCTGCGGGCCGCCCGGCGGGAAGCCGCCGAGGAAGCCGGCCTGGTTGGTGAACGCGAGTTCGTCCCGCTGGACGCGCGGGCCACGATCCCCGTCGTCCACGTCACGGGGAGTTCACCTGGGGGCCGAGGTGCTGGTGATCCCGGAGTACGCGTTCGGTGTCCGAGCGGAGGACGCCGAGGTGACGTTGTCGGACGAGCACACCGAGTACGGCTGGTTCGGTCTCGACGGCGCGGCGAGGGCCGTGCGGTGGGATTCGAACCGCACCGCCCTGTGGGAGCTGGATCATCGGCTACGCCACGGCATCGGTTGCCGCGTCGCCTGAGAGGCCACCCCGATAGCCCGCGTCAGGCCGTTTTGGTGAGGAAAGCGGTGATCGCCTCCGGGCCGGGGTGGTAGCCGTCGCTGGTGTCGACGGTGAGCCGCGGGAGGTCCAGGCGGATGTCGGCGAAGGCGTCCAGGGCGTGGCGGCCCGCGGCGATGTCGTCGAGGAGGTTCTGGTCGCCGTGGGCGGCGCGGTGGGGGTCGAGCCCGGCGCGGGTGGCGATCCGCTGGTGCGCCACGGCCGGGTCGACGGTGGCGCGGATGATCCGCACGTCGGCGTGGGCGGTGAGTGGTTCCAGGTGAGGTGTCCAGAGCCGGTCCTGGAACGCGGCCTCGGCCACGAGGGTGACACCGGCCTTCGTGAGGGTTTCCAGCACGCCGAAGAAGGCGTGGAGGGTGGGGATGTTGAGGGGGTCGTTTCCGCCGGCCTGGTAGCCGGGGCTGGCCAGGACCATCCCCTGCTTGATCTCGTCGCGGATCACCGCCGGGCAGCCGACCATCGCGGCGATCGCGCGGGCGAGGGTGGTCTTGCCGGTTCCTGGCGGGCCGCTGACGACGGCCAGCACCGGCCTCCCCATGGCCATCCGTCATCCTCCCAAGCACGGAGACTCGTCCGCGCCTGGGCGTCCGAGGCGGATGAGGAACTCGTTGTCTTCCTCGTAGGTGTCGGAACTGGAGTGCTGGGCGAGTACCTCACGAATGCGCGCCTCGAAGGAGTCGATCCTCGCCCCGAAGAGTGGGGGTGCCGCAAAAGAGGTGGAGTACAGGTAGCCCAGGATGCTATCGGCGGTCCAGATCCTTCTGACGGGAACCCTCACCTCTTCGACCTTGTGGAACGGGGACTCGGACAGAATCTCACTGTAGGAGAGATCATGGTGCGAAAACACTCCGCTGCCGGCTCGCCGCTGCTCGCCCAGGAACTCCTGGATGACCGCCCGCACGGCCTTCTTCCACTCGTTGCTGGCCTCCCAGAAGCCGCTGTCGCCGAAGATAGCGACGGCACCGCCATCGTGGATGATGTGCTCCAATGACGCCAGCACTCGCGGCTGGTCCATCCAGTGGAAGGCGCGACAGATGGTCACGAGAGAGGCCTGCCAGCCGGCGGGAGCAGTGAAACTCTCGGCGGAGACGCTAAAGAATCTGATCATTCTGTCTGGGGAGGCAAATGGCTGGCAGTTGTTCTCTGCCAGCTCCAGCATCTCGGGATCGGGATCGACGCCGATAATGTCGATGAACGATTCGTGGAGGGCCTGAATCACTTGACCGGTGCCAGTCCCGAGATCCAGCAGTGCCCGGTGAGGCTCACCAGCCACGGCGTCTGTCAGGACATGGGCAACCTCGGGTGGGATTCCAGGCCGGAGTTTGCTGTAGTAGCCGGCCGCGCCTGCAAAATTGCTCATACCCATCCTTCGCGATCTCGGCGAGACTAGCAGCGAACATGTGGGCGGAGAAGGTGAACCGTGGCCGGTGGGTTGTCGGCCGCAAGCGGTGTCGTGCGTCTCCGATCAGGACGATCTCCCGGGTGGACTCGGGCCGGCGCGTGCCCGCCCGCATGGCTCCGGGTACGTCGGCTCCCCGCTGTCTCCGAGGTGTGCCAGGTCGGAGACAGGAGCGCCGAGGGCCTGGAGCACCATCAGGGAAGGCGTGGGGATCAGGCGCAGCGAAGCCGGTACGACCATGCTGGCGTACGGCGCGGTGATCCGGCATGGCCCCCTCGTCGAACTCTGTGGCACTGACATGCGACAGGGTGACGATAGGGGCGAGATCCGTGGATCGCGTGATGCCTGATCGAGGGGGATGATGCCGGGCACGATGGTGTTGCGGTGGGTGTGTGGGGCGATTTCGATGGCGAGGGCGCGGATGAGTCCTTCGAGGGCGGCTTTCGAGGCGGTGCAGGCGCCGATAGTTCTAGGGGACTGCCAGAATGGCCTGGGCGGTCTCCGCCGGTGCGAGATCGGTGGTATCGATGAGGTGGGCGCGGGATGTGATCCATGGCAGTGCCTCGCTGTAGGTGGCGAGGTGGCTCAGGCGCCAGTCGCGGGCGGCGCTGCTTCGTTCCGGGTCGCCGGGGAACAGATCGTGCATGACGATTCTTTCCCGGAGGGCGTGTTGGTCCGCGTGGAGAGCGACGTGAAGGGTGTCCAGGCTCCTTTTCGCGAGTCCGGCGAAGATTTCCTCCGCGTATGCCTCTTCCAGGAGGGTCATGGGAGCGATGACGGTTCTGCTGGTGGACTCGACGACTTCTGCGATGGTAGCGATCGTGAGGCGCCGCCACGCAGGAAGGTCCTGGAAGTCGCCGGTCGGGACAGGGATGAGGTCGCGGAGCAGGAAACCTATCTCTTCGGGGTCGAAGACGATCGCGTGTGGGATGAGGGCCTTCAGCGCATCCGCCGTGGTGGTTTTCCCGACTCCGAACGGACCGTTAATCCAAATGATCACAAGGATTCCTTGATCGTACTTTATCGGCTGGTCGATGCCCGTCTGATGCGGTGGATGCGCTCCGGCGAGTTGAACAGCGACGGCGGTCCGGAGGAGACAGCCGCCGACGGTGCCCTCGCCCGGGGAGCGGGCCGGGTACGCGGCGACGGCTGCCCTGCGCGCCTCCGCCGGTCATGACCGAGCAGGTGATCCGCGGCTACGACGCCGGCTGATGCGTCTACGCGCCTGGAAGGATGACCAGCTCCTCGCGCGAGGTCCGCTGACGAGGCCTGAGCTGGAGACGGGGCACACTGCGGAGTCCTCCAGGGCACGGGTCAACGCAGGATCATCGGCTTCTCGGGTGGGCCTTCGGCGAGTACCCAGGTGACGAGTTCGCTGAGGCCGTGAGGGTAGACCGTCTCGCGGGTGGTCCGCAGGTTCTCCAGCGTCCACCAGCGGTGGGATCGGATGTTGTCTGTCTGGGTGGCTCGGTCCGGGTCGATGTCGCCGGGTGCGATACGCGAGAGGAAGTACTTCTCGACCTGGCGGACCGTGAGGCCGCCGACCGGGTGATGCGTGCTGCGTTCGGCGATCTGGGCGCTGAGGTCGACCTTCTCGGCGCCGAGTTCCTCGCGTAGTTCCCGGAGCACGGCGGTGGGGTAGTCCTCGCCCGGTTCCAGGCCCCCGCCCGGGCTGGCCCAGAAGCCGTCGTTCTCGTCGTAGTGGAGCAGCAGGACACGCTGGTCGGGGTCAAGAACGACGGCTCGGGCCGCCTTCCGCAGCGGCGGGGTGCGCATGGCGCCAGTCTGGCAGCCGGCTTCGTCCCGCCCGACGAGGTACCGGTGCCCACGGCGCCGAGGCCGCGATGCCTGGACGATCGCCAGGGTGTACGTCGTGGTTTCCCCGATGGGTTCCGGTGCCACCGGACCGACCTCGCCAACGGACACGACTGGGTAGCCTCTCCAGAGCATCGCCTGCCTGCGGAGAGCCACCGATGTTCGGTCCCGTCACCACCGTCATGACCTTCGCCGTGGACCCCGAGAGATCCGCACGCTGGTGGGCAGGCCTGCTTGGCGCCGAGGTTCATCTCGACGTCGACGGGGAGTCGGTCTACGCCTGGCTCACCGTCGCCGGCGTGGAGATCGGTTTCCACCAGGCCGACGACGACCGCAACCCCCGCGGCGGGTCACCCGTCGTCTACTGGGCCGTCACCGACCTCGACGCCACCCGCGGGCGCCTCCTCACCGCGGGCTGCGTTCACCATCGCGGCCCGCTCACCGTGTCGGCAGGACGAAGGATCTGCCAGATCATCGACCCGTTCGGGACCGTCATCGGCCTCGAAGGACCATGATCGGCGACGTGGTGGAGACATCGGTACCGGCCCGAGGGAACGGCTCCGAGGGGAAAGCCGAACCGGTGGTCTACCTGCTAGTTGGTCTGACCGGGTCGGGTAAAACCACCTACGCGACCTGGCGACTGGAGCCCGCCGGCGCGGTCCGACTGTCCGTGGACGAGCTCGTCCATGCCCGGCACGGCCGATACGGCGTGGACTACCTGGAGCGGGACTACTTCGCTCTGGAGGCCCCGGTCATCACCGAGGTGCGTGCCCGCCTCGTCGAACTGGTCGTAGCGGGGCGGGACGTCGTGCTGGACCACGGCCTATGGCTGCGTTCCACCCGTCGGGAGTGGAAACAGGTCGTCGAGGACGCCGGCGGGCAGTGGCGGCTGCTGTACTTTCCCGTCCCCCATCCGGAACTACTGCGGCGCCTGGCGGCGCGGAACCTGCGGGACGATGCGAACGCGCTGACGGTGACGGAGTCCGCGCTCGACGACTTCTACGCCCGCTTTGAGGCCCCTCACCGCGAGGGCGAGGAGATCATCGAACCCGGATCGTTCTGATCAGCCACCTTGGGCACGGTGACTGCCAACCTGGTTGAGCGGAAGCCCACTGGCTAGGCCAGTGCCTTTGCCCCCGCTTCGAAGACCAGCGGACATCAGAGCCCGCCAACCCCGTGAGAACCCCAGACAGCAGCATGATCAAAATAGGCCAGGTGGCATTAGAGCAGGAGGTCACGATGGCATCGAGGCCGGTGGTGCCGATTGTGCGCAGGTCGGCTCGTGCGGTGTTGATCGATGACGAGGCCCGGCTGGTGACGATCAAACGGACCAAGCCCGGGGCGGCGCCGTACTGGACGACGCCGGGCGGAGGGATCGAGTCGGACGATCCGAGCAGGCAGGCGGCGCTGGAGCGTGAGCTGCTGGAGGAACTGGGCGCGACGGCTGTCGTGGGTCAGGAGGTGACGCTGGTAACGACACCAGCTGATGGCGGCCAGTCCGTGCAGTACTTCTTCGCGGCTCGTTTGATCAGGCTCGATGCGTCGTTGCGATCCGGTGATGAGTACGCCGACGCCGGCCGGGGCGGCTATGAGGTGGAGCGGATACCGCTTGATCAGCTCGCCGAGTACGACCTCAGGCCCGCGAAGATCAAGGATTTCATCAGCGAGAACCGCGCGGCGCTCCTCGCTGCGGCCGGGAGCCGGCGCTGTGATGATCAATTCGGTGCCGGGTGACGCCAGCCTGAACGCGACACTCACCGAGATCCGCAGGCTGTGCGCGCGAGGTCGGCGATGCTGGTAAAGCTGTCTGCGCCGAGATGCTGGCAGGCATCCAGGAAATGGGATGCAAACGTGGCGAAGGCTTCGTTGATCGTGCCGTTGTCGTGGAGAAAGTCCCACCAGTGGAAGGTGATTACTCCCATCCCGGCTGGCTTGGCGATGTTCATCACGAATGCCGCGATTTCACGTGGAGTGTTCTGGCGCATGTTTCTGGGTGATACCGACGTGGTCTGGTAGATCACCGTTGCCGAGCCTGCTGTGTAGCAGGGGCGTCGCCGTTTTGCCTCTGCGCGGTCTTCCGGCTGGTCGGGATCAAGGCCGAGGGCCTGGACTTCGTGGTTCATAAGGGCACGGCTGAGGTGGAACCCCGCGGTCGTGCAGCGAGCGGCCACTGTCTCGTCGATGAAGTTGTGCGGTGGTATGAGCGTCGACGTGCCGAGATCGTCGCGGAAAGCGCGCAACACCTGCAGGAGTAGATCCACCCGTCTACGGCTGGGGGCGACGAGTTCGGGTGTGCCGGGGCCGTGAGCGGTTGGGTGGTCGGCATGGGTGAGTCCATGGACCGCGATGTCCGCCTTCCCGAGGCTGAGTTGCTGGTCGAAATAGGTACGCAGGCCGCGGTCCGCGAGGGAGCGGCGTGGGTGTCCGCAGGCTTCGCGGCGAGTCGCTGCCTCGCCGAGACATCCTGAGGCGGGGAAAGGAACGACGCCCAGCACGATGGGCCGGCCGCGCCAGACGTCCCGGTCGAGCAGTGTGAGCAGGTGCGGCGGGGTGCCGCTGTGAATGTCGTCGAGCCGTATGCAGAGGGTCACCATGAGCGTCTCCGAGGATCTGGGGATATCGGGCTGTGGTGGCCGCTCAGTTCGCCGTGAGCGCGATGGTGGGTTGCTGGGCGCGGAGGAACTGGGCGAGGGAGGCGATGCGCGTCAGTGGGGCCAGGTCCGGCCGTGGCAGGGGATCCTCGCTGAGAAGGCGGGATACCGCTTCACCGACGGCGGTGTGCAGTGGCGAGTCGTCGATGACCGTGTCGTGCAGGAGACGGCCGTCCTGGTGGGCGGTGATCCGGTGCTGGTTGCGGTCGAGCTGCCAGCCGTCCGGGGCAGTGACGGGGTCGAGGTGTGCGGTGAATCTGGTTCGCCCGGCGTGCACGGTGATGTGGCGGTGCCTGTCGTCGGAGGGCCGCCGGCCTCGGCTCCAGTGGCGGTCGCTGACCTGTCCGGTCCTGGGCGCGCCGCCGAGGACGATGGTAGACCCGGTGATCGTCGAGGCGAGTTCGAGGCTTGTGGCATGGCCGTCGACGGCGAGGGTCGATCTTTCGGTCAGCGCGGAGACGAACATGCGCGGGTCGTAGGTGGCGGTCAGCTCGCAGCGCCGCGGGTCGTCGCCGAGGTAGGTGGCCCAGGCGTCGGCGGGCAGAAACTGGCGCAGCGCGGTGAGCATGTGCAGCCATTCGTAGCCGAGCACGCCGTAGGAGCGATCGACGAAGCGACCGCGGGCGATGTCGGCGGTGCGGTCCTTGCTGAACGTGATGCCGATGTGGTCGAGCGGCGCGTCGGGCTCCAGCTCGGCGATGAGTCGACGCAGTGTGTCGAGTGCGCGGCTGTGTCGGTACTGATCGACGAGGGCCAGCCGGGCGCCACGGTGGGCTGCCAGCAACGCGGTCAGCTCCGCGATCTCGTGTCCCTGACAGGCAGGCTTTTCCAGCAGTATCCGTGCCGCCGGGTCTCGGCCCAGGATGGCGCGGAGGACCGGCAGATGATCGGCGGTGGGGCAGCAGATCGACCACAGCGCCACGGCCGACGCGACGGCGTCGGGCAGCCCGTCGATGCCGGAGGTGAAACTACGGAATCCCCGGGGAAGGTCCTGGTGCTTGGGATCGAGGATGGTCAGCGAGGCGCCTGCTTTGGCGAGGATCTCAGAGTGCAGGCGTCCGGCGACGCCGTAGCCGACGACACAGGCGTGCAGCCCGCTGACATCGGACGGGGTGGTGCGGGCATCACCGGTCGGGGCCGGATCGCGGGCTGGCGGTCCCGCGAGGTAGGTGTCGTAGTACGCCTCGTAGAGCCCGGCCGATCGGAGGAGGTCGTCGACGGCCTCGGTGTGCACTCCAGGTGTGAGCTGGTCAGCGGTGCGGCAGAGCCAACCGGTGGCGATCAGCGTGCCGGCTCGGTAGGCGTCGTAACCCTGGTTGGGTATCGCGTCGGCTTCGTACAGGTTGAGTGACCGGCCGTCGCCGAGGACGGTGGCGTGGTGCCCGCCGGCGAGACGGTACCTGCGCCCGATGCCGGGGATGGGCGTGGCCTGTTCTGCGTAGCGGGTGGTGGCCAGCAGGCTGAAGTCCTGGGTGGCGAAGGGCGCGAGGAACACGTCGTCGCGCAGGAGCGCCAGGTCCGCGGTGGTCAGGGCGTCATCCCCCGTGGTGCCAACGATGAGGAACGGGGCTGTCGCGCGTAGTGCATCGGCGACACGGCGGTGGGTGGGGTAGCCCGACTCGGCGGCGAGGATGAGAGCGAGCGGGTCAGTGTCGACGATGTGGACCTGGGCGCCTTGGGCGCGCAGGTTCCCGGCGAGCCGGGAGCCGAGCTCGCCGAAACCGATCACGAGCACCTGGCGTCCGATGATCTTGTGGGCGGCCAGCAGGCTGCGTAGGCGGCGGGCGCAGGAGTCCGCGATCTCCGGGTAGCCGAGCCGGGTCTTGAGCTCGGAGCGGGCGAGATTGAGCACTGGGATCGCCAATGGCCCGGCGGCGGCGATGCGCTTGAGCCCGGAGACGGTCAGCTCGACGGCGGCGTCGACACGCCGGGAGGCGTCCTTGCTGCCATAGCCCTGCGCGATGAACCCGCCGTCGTCGATGACGAGCACCCGGCATCCGGCGGCGTGGGCGCCATCGATGAAGGCATCGACGCCTGCCCGCGCTGCCGCCAGTTCGCTGTGGTGGCTTTCGGGCGCGTTGATGGCCGTGTTGTCCAGGACGGCGCTGGCGATGCCGTGGGCGAGCAGGGTGGCGTGGACCCGGTCGCGCCGCTGGGTGCGGTCACCCTTGGCGAGGGCGTAGATCCTCGATGCGGGGATTCCTGCGCGGTGGATGGCCAGCAGGAAGCCGAGGGTGTTCTCGACGTAGTGATCGCGAAAGATCAGAGCCCAGCATTCGAGGCCGAGATCTGTGGTGGCGTACCGGTCGATGAGCGGGAGATGGGCGCGGATGCGGTCCAGTTCGCCGCTGCTGTGGCGGCGTAGCCGCATCACCAGCTCGTCGATGAGCCGGGCCGCTTCCCGTGCGCCAGCGGGGTGGGAGTCGAGCAGGATCTCAAGGTGCGGTTCGGACTCCAGCGGGTGGGCTTGGGCGTCCGGAACGGGCGGGTAGGTGGCGCGCCAGCGGACTGTGAGGTCCGCTGGCGCGCCACCGCTCAACGGCACGACCGCTGTGTCGGGGTGCGGAAACTCGACCGGCAGTCCGTGCGCGGCGGTGATCTGCACGAGCGCCGCGCGTAGTTCGTCTGGGCTCAGCGGGCCGTGCACGACGCGCCATTCCTGGTCGCGCGGTGCGGCTGTCAGGGCTGGAGTGGTCATGATGTC includes:
- a CDS encoding AAA family ATPase, which produces MAMGRPVLAVVSGPPGTGKTTLARAIAAMVGCPAVIRDEIKQGMVLASPGYQAGGNDPLNIPTLHAFFGVLETLTKAGVTLVAEAAFQDRLWTPHLEPLTAHADVRIIRATVDPAVAHQRIATRAGLDPHRAAHGDQNLLDDIAAGRHALDAFADIRLDLPRLTVDTSDGYHPGPEAITAFLTKTA
- a CDS encoding class I SAM-dependent methyltransferase, which translates into the protein MSNFAGAAGYYSKLRPGIPPEVAHVLTDAVAGEPHRALLDLGTGTGQVIQALHESFIDIIGVDPDPEMLELAENNCQPFASPDRMIRFFSVSAESFTAPAGWQASLVTICRAFHWMDQPRVLASLEHIIHDGGAVAIFGDSGFWEASNEWKKAVRAVIQEFLGEQRRAGSGVFSHHDLSYSEILSESPFHKVEEVRVPVRRIWTADSILGYLYSTSFAAPPLFGARIDSFEARIREVLAQHSSSDTYEEDNEFLIRLGRPGADESPCLGG
- a CDS encoding AAA family ATPase, which translates into the protein MIIWINGPFGVGKTTTADALKALIPHAIVFDPEEIGFLLRDLIPVPTGDFQDLPAWRRLTIATIAEVVESTSRTVIAPMTLLEEAYAEEIFAGLAKRSLDTLHVALHADQHALRERIVMHDLFPGDPERSSAARDWRLSHLATYSEALPWITSRAHLIDTTDLAPAETAQAILAVP
- a CDS encoding NUDIX hydrolase, with protein sequence MAPEPIGETTTYTLAIVQASRPRRRGHRYLVGRDEAGCQTGAMRTPPLRKAARAVVLDPDQRVLLLHYDENDGFWASPGGGLEPGEDYPTAVLRELREELGAEKVDLSAQIAERSTHHPVGGLTVRQVEKYFLSRIAPGDIDPDRATQTDNIRSHRWWTLENLRTTRETVYPHGLSELVTWVLAEGPPEKPMILR
- a CDS encoding VOC family protein; amino-acid sequence: MFGPVTTVMTFAVDPERSARWWAGLLGAEVHLDVDGESVYAWLTVAGVEIGFHQADDDRNPRGGSPVVYWAVTDLDATRGRLLTAGCVHHRGPLTVSAGRRICQIIDPFGTVIGLEGP
- a CDS encoding ATP-binding protein; the protein is MIGDVVETSVPARGNGSEGKAEPVVYLLVGLTGSGKTTYATWRLEPAGAVRLSVDELVHARHGRYGVDYLERDYFALEAPVITEVRARLVELVVAGRDVVLDHGLWLRSTRREWKQVVEDAGGQWRLLYFPVPHPELLRRLAARNLRDDANALTVTESALDDFYARFEAPHREGEEIIEPGSF
- a CDS encoding NUDIX domain-containing protein, yielding MASRPVVPIVRRSARAVLIDDEARLVTIKRTKPGAAPYWTTPGGGIESDDPSRQAALERELLEELGATAVVGQEVTLVTTPADGGQSVQYFFAARLIRLDASLRSGDEYADAGRGGYEVERIPLDQLAEYDLRPAKIKDFISENRAALLAAAGSRRCDDQFGAG